In one window of Ovis aries strain OAR_USU_Benz2616 breed Rambouillet chromosome 3, ARS-UI_Ramb_v3.0, whole genome shotgun sequence DNA:
- the LOC101107178 gene encoding methylosome subunit pICln-like, whose translation MSFLRSFPPPGSAEGLRQQQPDTEAVLNGKGLGTGTLYIAESHLSWLDGSGLGFSLEYPTISLHAVSRDLNAYPREHLYVMVNAKFGEESKESVADEEEEDSDDDVEPIAEFRFVPSDKSALEAMFTAMCECQALHPDPEDEDSDDYDGDEYDAEAREQGQGDIPTFYTYEEGLSHLTAEGQATLERLEGMLSQSVSSQYNMAGVRTEDSIRDYEDGMEVDTTPTVAGQFEDADVDH comes from the coding sequence ATGAGCTTCCTCAGAAGTTTCCCGCCGCCCGGGTCGGCTGAGGGCCTACGACAGCAGCAACCAGACACCGAGGCTGTGCTGAACGGGAAGGGCCTCGGCACCGGCACCCTTTACATCGCTGAAAGCCACCTGTCTTGGTTAGATGGCTCTGGATTAGGATTCTCTCTGGAATACCCCACCATTAGTTTGCATGCAGTATCCAGGGACCTAAACGCCTATCCTCGAGAGCATCTGTATGTTATGGTGAATGCCAAATTTGGAGAAGAATCAAAAGAATCGGTTGCtgatgaagaggaggaagatAGTGATGATGACGTTGAACCTATTGCTGAGTTTAGATTTGTGCCTAGTGATAAATCAGCATTGGAGGCAATGTTCACTGCAATGTGTGAATGCCAGGCTTTGCATCCAGATCCTGAGGATGAAGATTCAGATGATTACGATGGAGACGAATATGATGCGGAAGCCCGTGAACAAGGGCAGGGGGACATCCCTACATTTTATACCTACGAAGAAGGATTATCCCATTTAACAGCAGAAGGCCAAGCCACACTGGAGAGATTGGAAGGAATGCTTTCTCAGTCTGTGAGCAGCCAGTATAACATGGCTGGAGTCCGGACAGAAGATTCAATAAGAGATTATGAAGATGGGATGGAGGTAGATACTACGCCAACAGTTGCTGGACAGTTTGAGGATGCAGATGTTGATCACTGA